TGGGTCTTGCCGATGCGCACCTGGGCTGCGCCGGCCTTCCAGCCAAGGATCACGCCGCGCACGCTATCGCCCACTTCAAAGTAGCGCTTCCAACCGTTGAGCTGAGTCGTCTCCGGGTCGCTGACGAACTGCACCGCCTCTTTGCGGAAACCCCGGCGGCGGTCCACGGCCTTCAGACCTTTGCGCACAGCCTCGTTGGCGGCCTCCTGCCAGTAGCTGTCCACGGTGGTGGTCACCTCGAGGCCGCCGTTCAGCACCTGTTCACGGCCGTATTTCTCGTAGAGGTACTTCCGAACTTCCTCCACCACGTAGGGCGCCACCGCTTCCTCGTGGGCATTCTCCCGGGCCAGCCGGATGGGTTTCTCCACGAGCAGGCTGGCCTCGGCCGCCTTCAGGTAGCCCTCTTTCACCATGCGGATGAGCACGTGGTTGCGCCGCGCCTTGGCCGCAGCCCGGGCCTTGGGATCGGGGTTGTAGGGGTTGTACCAGTTGGGATTCTGAACCAGGCCCGCCAGCATCGCGCACTCTTCCGTGTTGAGCTGCGGAGCGCTCTTGCCGAAGTAGAATTCCGCCGCAGCTTCGATGCCGTAGCGCCCGCCGCCGAAGTACACCTCGTTGGCGTACATCTCGATGATCTGTTTCTTGGAGTAGGCCTTTTCGATCTTGCGGGCGAGGATGATCTCCTTCAGCTTGCGGTCGAGGCGTTTCTGCCGCTTGGCCGTCACCGTGCGGATGAGCTGCATCGTGAGGGTGGAAAAGCCCTCGCGGCGGCGGCCGAAGCTGGTCACCAGGTTCTTCACGGAGCGGAGGGCGCCCCAGGCCGAAACCCCGCCGTGCTCCCAGAAATCCGCGTCCTCCGTGGCCACAAGCCCGTTGATGTAGGCCTTCGGGATGTCGCCGTAGGGGATCACCACCCGGTGCTCTTCAGCAAAGATGCCGATGACGTTGCCGTTCTGATCCAGCACCTTGGTGATGGTCTTGGGCACCCGCATGGCAAACAGGGTGAGGAAGCTGTCCGCGTCCCGCGACAGCACCGACCAGGACACGGCAAGGGTGGCACCCCCCAGAACCACCAGGGCCAGAAGGGCCCAGGCGGCGCGGCGGAACCAGCTGCGGCGGAACCAACTGCGGATGGGAGAGGAAGCCGTCTTGGAAGCCATGGCTCTAGGATAAGCGGTCACCCTCGAACCACCCTTCCCGAAAATCAGGCCCGCCTGCTGCCGCGCCTCTGGCCAGTGGCGTTAGAGTGGTGCCATGCCCCAGCGATTGATTCTCGTGGCCAAGGTCAAATCCCCGCACCTGGGTTCCACCCTGCGCGAAGTCATGCCCCTGTTCCTGGACCGGGGCTGGAGCGTCACTGGAGAACCGGGCCTGGAAGAGGCCTGGCGGCTGGCCCGGCTGGACCCCGCGCGGCTGGCCATCGACCTGGACCTGGGCATGGCCGAGGACCGGGCCGATCTCTGCCTGGTGCTGGGCGGTGACGGCACGCTGCTCTACGCCGCCCGCCGGGTGGGCCAGCGGGGCACGCCGATTCTGGGCATCAACCTGGGCTCCCTGGGCTTTCTCACGGCCCATCCCGTTTCCGGGGCCAAGCTGGCCGTGGAGGCCTTTCTGGCGGGCACCCTCGTGCCCGATGTGCGGCCCCTGCTCGAAGTGGAACTGTGGCGCCAGGGCCTGCTGCTGGCCCGCCAGAACGTGCTCAATGATGCGGTCCTGGCCAAGGGCGCCCTGGCCCGCATCATGGACATGCGGCTGTCCATCGGCGATCAGCAGGCCGGTCCCATCAAGGCCGATGGGCTCATCGTCTCCACGCCCACGGGATCGACCGCCTACGCCCTGTCCGCAGGCGGCCCCATCATGCATCCCAGCCTGGAGGCCTTCGTCATCGCCCCCATCTGCCCACACACGCTCACCCTGCGCCCCTCGGTGGTGCCTGCGGCCATGCCCATCACCATCACCCTCATGGATGCCGAGGATGCCCATCTGACGCTGGACGGCCAGGTGGGACATCGCGTGGTGCCCGGGGACGAGGTGAGGCTGCGCCAGGCGCAAACCCGCATCACGCTGCTGCAGAGACCGGGCCTGGATTTCTTCGCCCTGCTCCAGCAGAAGTTGCACTGGGGTGATCGCTGAGCGCCTGAATCCGCAATCGAGGCGGAACGCTGCGCAAACCGCGCTTCACTTCGGGCGATTCCGCCGGTCCAGGGTCCGAACCAGCCCTTTTGGCGGGCCTCAGGGTCTTTCGCGGTTCACCGGGATGACAGACTGCCCATCCCGCAGACCATTCCAGACCTATTGGTCGGCGGCGGTCTGCGCCAATCCCCGCTTGTGACCCCAGGCACATGGGGCCAGGGCGACACTTCACCGCAAGTAGGACTTGTGTCCCTTCATGGAGGCCCCATGGCCCTCAAAGAACGACCGAAACCGTTCCTTCTCCCAGATTTTTGCAAGGGCTGCGGCCGTTGCCTCGACGCCTGCGCCAAGGACTGCATCACGCTCAGCGATCAGATCAATCCCACGACGGGTCTGATTCCCGTGGAGCTGGATCTGGCCAATTGCAATGCCTGTGGCATGTGCATGGACGCCTGCCCTGAGCCCTACGGTCTGCGCCCCACCCACGAGGGCGAGATCCAGGAGTTCGAGCTGGAGGATCCCGCCCAGCTCTTCGGCGTGAAGCCCAGCGATGCGCCCGAGCCCACGGACATCCCCAACGAAGTGCTGCCCCTGCCCCGCACGGAGCCCCTGGTCATCAAGGGCACGTACGCTTCGGCCGTGGGCGCCATCCTCGCGGGCTGCCGCCACGTCTACGGCTACCCCATCACGCCTTCCACCGAGGGCGCCGAGCTCATGGCCAAGTTCCTGCCCAAGCTCGACGGCACCTTCATCCAGGCCGTCTCTGAAGTGGCCGCGGTGAACATGATGTACGGCACCGCCGGCGCCGGTCTGCCCACCATGACCTTCACCTCCTCGCCAGGCTTCAGCCTCATGCTGGAAGGCGTCTCCTACATGATCGGCGCGGAACTGCCCGGCGTGTTCGTGGACGTCATGCGCGGCGGCCCCGGCCTGGGCAACATTGCGCCCGAGCAGTCCGACATCAAGCTGGCCTGCCACGGCCTCGGCCACGGCAACACCCAGGCCATCACCCTGGCGCCCTCCACGCCCCAGGAAATGCTGGACCTCACCATCCTGGCCTTCGAGCTGACCTTCAAGTACCGCAGCCCCGTGGTCCTGCTGGGCGACGGCTACCTGGGCCAGATGACGGGCAAGGTGCAGCTGCCCGAGACCATGATCAAGCCCGGCATCCCCAAGTGGGCGGTCTACGGCGACGCCATGCACCGCAAGAACCTCATCTCCTCGATCTTCCTCACGGAAACCGAGCTCGAGGCCCACAACCACCACCTCAACCGCAAGTACGAGGCCATGCAGGTGGAGGCCCGTTCCGAATCCTTCCTCTGCGACGACGCCGAAGTCGTGCTCATCGCCTGCAACACGCCCGCCCGCACCGCCAAGGGCGCCGTGCAGGATCTGCGCAACCAGGGCATCAAGGCCGGCCTCTTCCGCCCCATCACCCTCTGGCCCTTCCCCGTGGAAGACCTCAAGAAGGCCATCAAGAACGCCAAGCGCATCGTGGTGGTCGAAGCCAGCGCCGGGCAGCTGGAGGATGAAGTCCGCCTCGCCCTCAGCAAGGCCGGTGTCCGTCAGTTCCCCGAACTCGAGAACGTCCGCCGCATGGGCGGTGTGCTGCCCCAGCAGACCGAAATCATGACCCGGGTCCTGGGCCAGAAGGAGGTGCTCGCATGAGCAAGACCAGCGTCATTTACGACAAGTTCGAGCGCCATGCCCAGGGTCAGGGCCTGAAGGGCCACGCCACCCACTACTGCCCCGGCTGCGGCCACGGCCTCGCCCACAAGTTCCTGGCCGAAGCCATCGACGCCCTGGGCATCCAGGACCGCACGGTGGCCGTGAGCCCCGTGGGCTGCTCCGTGTTCCTCTACTACTACTTTGATGTGGGCAACACACAGGCCGCCCACGGTCGCGCGCCCGTGGTGGCCCTGGGCCACAAGTTCGCCAACCCCGAGAGCGTGGTCATCAGCTACCAGGGTGACGGCGATCTGGCCTCCATCGGCCTGGCCGAAACCGTCGCCACGGCCCAGCTCGGCGCCCCCATCACCGTCATCTTCATCAACAACGCCATCTACGGCATGACCGGCGGCCAGATGGCCCCGACCACCCTGATGGGCCAGCAGAGCTCCACCAGCCCCGCGGGCCGCGACCAGTACAACGGCCAGCCCATGAAGATGGCCGAGATGATCGCCGGCCTCGACGGCCCCGTCTACGTGGAGCGGGTGGCCCTCTTCGACGCCAAGCAGCGCATCAAGGCCAAGAAGGCCATCCAGAAGGCCCTCAAGCTGCAGGTGGAAGGCCGCGGCTACTCCTTCATCGAGGTGCTGGCCGAGTGCCCCACCCACCTGAAGATGAGCCCAGAGGAAACCGAGAAGTGGGTCAAGGAATGCATGGAGCCCATCTATCCCCTCGGCGTGAAGAAGGACATCACCGTCGAGCCCTGGTTCGACCGCAAGGCCCCCTGCTTCAAGGGCGAGAAGATCCTCTCCCTCACCGGCGCCACCACCGAGCACCCCGAGCGCTTCTGCAAGGGCTTCCCCACCCAGCTCGACCTGAATGACGTCTCCCTGAAGCTGGCCGGTTCCGGCGGCGACGGCGCCCAGACCGCCGCCATGCTCATCGCCCGCGCCGCCATCAGCGAAGGCTTCGACGCCACCCACATCCCCAGCTACGGCCCCGAAAGCCGCGGCGGCACGTCCTACGCCGACGTGCATGTGGCGGAGACGGAAGTGCTGAATCCCGGTTCGCCCGATCCCCAGATCCTGCTGGCCTTCAACGCCCCCAGCCTGGCCAAGTTCGGCCCGACCGTGCGCAAGGGCGGCTACGTGATCTACGACAGCTCCGTGGTCACCGAAGCCCCCGTGCTCGATCCCAGCATCAAGGTCTTCCCCGTGCCCTTCACCGGCATCGCCACCGACCTGGGCAAGGCCGTGGTGAAGAACATCGTGGCCCTGGGCGCCCTCCAGGCCGCCACGAACATCTTCCCCAAGGAGACCTTCCTCAGCGCCATCGGCGTGGCCCTGAAGGACAAGTGCGCCCTGATCCCTCTCAACGAAGAAGCCTTCGCCTGGGGCGTCAAGTCGGTGGAAGCGCTCAACAACTGATTCACCACGGAGACACGGAGGGCACGGAGAGTGCCGATTGCTTTCTTCTCCGTGATTCCTTCGTGCCCTCTGTGCCTCAGTGGTGAATCCTTTTCTTCTCGAGGAGCCCCATGATGGACACCACCATCCAGACCACCCTCAATGCCGAGGAATGGAAGATCATCATGGCCCTCCGGGAGATCCCGGACAGCCCGCTGCGCAAGAAGGTCTCCGGCCTGCTGGGCGAACTGGCCCGCTTCATCCAGCAGCCCCGCTGCCTGGGCATGCAGGGTGATGGCTTCCCCTGCGGCACACCCCACACCAGCTGCGAAGAATGCCAGCACATGCTCAAGGTGCTGGATGATCTGGCGGCGCGCCTTCCCCAGGAATCCTGAACCTCCGAACCCGCCCTTCGTGGCGGGTTCTCCGTTAGGCTTTTGGTGGCCGTTCCTCGAATCGACGAGGAACGGCCACCAAACGTTTCCCCTCTTTCCGACGGTGTGATGAGATCTCTGAAAGCCATGGCCCAGACTGACGGCCTGCTGCTCCTGGTGGCCATCATCTGGGGCTTCGCCTTCGTGGCGCAGCGCAACGGCATGGAGGCCATCGGCCCCTTCGCCTTTGGCGCCGCGCGGTTCGCGCTGGGCGCGCTGTCGCTGATTCCGCTGTTGATCCTCCAACGCAAGCGCGAGGCCCGCAAAGGCGTGCCTTCCCCGCGGCTCAGCTTTCGACAGCGAAGCCTCTGGGCCCTGGGGGCCGGCACCGTGCTGTTTGTGGCGGCCTCCCTTCAGCAGGTGGGCCTGGTTCACACCACCGCCGGCAATGCGGGCTTCATCACCTGCCTCTACGTGGTGCTCGTGCCGCTGGCTGGGCGCTTCCTGGGGCGTCCGGCGGGCTTCCATATCTGGCTTGGCGCGGGACTGGCCTTGGGCGGGCTCTACATCCTCAGCATCGGCACGGGCTTGAAACTGGCTCCTGGCGATTCGCTGGAACTGCTGGGCGCCTTCTTCTGGACCCTGCACATCCTGATCATTGCCCACGTGGGAGCGCGCATCGACACCCTGGAACTGTCCATTGGGCAATTCGCCACCTGCGCAACGCTGAGCTTCTTCGCGGCCCTGGCGCGGGAGCCCCATGCCTTCCGGGGCCTGCCTGCAGCTGGCCTTCCAATCCTCTACGGGGGCCTGCTGTCTGTGGGCGTGGCCTACACCCTGCAGATCGTGGCCCAGCGCAGGGCCCACCCGGCCCACGCCTCCATCATCCTTTCCATGGAAGCCCTCTTCGCGGCGGTGGGTGGCGTGCTCCTGCTGCACGAACCCCTGTCCCTGCGCCTGATCCTCGGTGGCGGGCTGATGCTGGCTGGCATGGCGGCTTCTCAGCTGGCGCCCAAGAAGGCGGCCTAGGGGCGCTTCTCCGCTGAGGTGCGCAGCAGCGCCTCCATGCGGTCCAGCCGTTGCCGGAAATCATCGGAGAGTTCCTCCACCTTTTCGTGCAGGTGGGCGATTTCCAGCTCGGCCTTCACGTTGATTTCGTATTCCACATCATCGCGGATGTGGTCTTTGGCCGCCTGCCGGTTCTGGGCCAGCAGCACGAGGATCGACAGGATGATGGCCTCCAGTGACACCACCATGGTGAGGAATCCGAAGGGATAGGGATCGAACGAGGCCCGGCCGCTCACGTTGAGGTAGATCCACACCGCGAACCAGCCCGCATTGATGAGCAGGAAAGTCATGCTGCCCGAAAAGGCGGCGATCCAGTCGGTGAGTCGCTCCAGCAGTGAGCGTTGGTCGTCGATCTCATCCTGCACGTTGCGGGCCACGCGGGTGCGCAGCAGCAGATCGGCTTTGCGGGTCATGGCGCCCATGGCCCCCAGCAGGTGCAGGGCTGCTTCGGGTTTCCGGGTGACCAGCAGCAGCAGGTCCGCACGGTCCAATTCCAGCAGGTCCGTGGGGATGATGGCCGTGGCCGTGGCCGTACGGGTGCCCTCATCCAGCATGGCCAGTTCGCCGAAGACATCGCCGCGGTGGCGTCCCGTGAGCACGATCTTCTGCCCGGCCCGGTCCACGACTGAGATTTCGATTTCGCCGGAAACCACGATGTACATGGCCTCGCCGGGATCCCCCGCCTTGAAGAGGGTCTCGCCGGGTTGGAGGCGCCGCAGATCCACTGCCTGGGCCAGGAGGTCCAGTTCCTCGGGCCTCAGGGCTGCGAACAGGGGAAGGTCAGCCAACAGGGCGGCATCGGCGGCCATGGGTGTCTCCAAAAGGGGATGGAGCCAACCTATCGCACTCGGGGCCTCTCTGCCGATCCAAAAGACGCGGGGTTCAGTCTATTCGGCTCGAGGAATGGCGCAGTCACCCATCGAGGGCATGGAGGCTGAAGCAGACTTCATTGCCCGCCTCGTTGAAGGTGAGATCCTGGCCCAGGGCCTTGAGCAGCAGCAGCCCCCGGCCTGAAAGCTTGTCCGGGGTGTCCGCCATGTCGGCAAGGTACTGGCGCCAATCGAAACCCCGGCCTGGATCCGCCATGCGTGCCAGCAGGTGGGAGCAGACCCCATCGGGCCGGATGTGCAGGCTAACCTGGAGCTCAAGCGCCTCATGGCCACAAGCCTTCAGGCGGGACCTGCGCTCCAGGTCGTAGCGCTCGAAATCCACTTCCTTGAGAGCGGAATCCAGTTGAAGCACGCCGTGATCCACGGCATTGATGATGGTTTCCGACAGCAGCAAGGCCAGGTTCTGGGCCATGCTCCTGGAAACGCCATGGCGCCCCAGGAAGCCCACCAGCGTCGAGCCCATCTCCTGGTAGGCCGGTACGTTGGGGTGGAAGCGCAAGCACAGATCCAAGGTCCGTCCCTCAAGAACCTCAGGGGTCGTTCTCTGCTCGGATGCAGCGGGAACAGCCCAATCGGGTTCAAAGGGCCAAAGGCACCAGCTCACGTCGTCGGCAAGATCGAGGTTCCCGATCCTCTGTTCCACCAGGGCGCGCAGGCGGCCGGTGAACCCTTCGAGCCCGCCGGACCGGAAGGTATCCAGGATCTGCGCTTCGTCCACGATGTCGGTGAGGCCATCGCTGCAGGCAAAGAAGCAGTCGCCAGGGGCCATCCGGACCCGCCCCACCGCGGGTGCGCCAAGATCCTTCTGGATGCCCAGAGGGATGCCCGTGGAAGGGAATTTCACCACAGCGCCATCGCCACGGAGCACAAAGGCATCGGGCATGGCCGCGTTGATCACGAAGAACTCTCTCGTATGCCAGTCCATGCGGAAGAGAACGGCGCACGAGAACCGCCCCAGGGGAAGCAGGTGGATCAGCTTCTCGTTGATTTCCTCAAGGATGCTCAGAAGCGGGAAATTCCTGGCCGCCAGCGCGTTGAACACATCCAAGGTCGGAATGCCGGAGATGCCCGCCATCAGCCCGTGTCCCATGGGATCGCAGACCATGCCGAAATGGATGCCGGGCGCACCCGCCCGGTAGGTGCAGATATCTCCATTGATGCGGCGGGTGGCCAGGGTCTCCATCACAAAGCCCCGCGGCAGTGATGCTTTCCCTGGCTCCAGCAGCCGGTTCAACACATGCTTGACCACGGCGATTTCATCACGTTCTTCGGCCTCACGCGCGGCCTGGCTCGCATGGGCCGCCACCAGCTCCGCCGTGGCCCGGATGCGGATGCGCAGTTCCGGGATGGTGAAGGGTTTGATGAGGAAATCCTCGGCCCCGGCTTCCAGGCAATCCTTCAGCACCTCCACCTCGCCATGCCCCGTGAAAACCACCACGGGGACGGTGGTCCGCGTCTGGCCCTCGGCCGACAAGGCGCGGATTCTCTGCGTAAACTCGGCGCCGCTCATTCCCGGCATCGAGTAGTCGGTCAAGACCAGATCAGGAGCCTGGGCCTGGAAGAACGCCAACCCTTCTTTGCCGTCCCGGGCCAGGATCACCTCGAACCCATCCATTTCCAGGGCCGCCCGGACAAGCCTGCGCGTGATGGGATCGTCATCCACCACGAGGATCTTCAGGCCATGCGCAGCATTGAGAGGGGCAGCCGTCATGAATCGCCTTTCGGCGGCGGGAGGCGGGTTCGGCGCCTCGCCAGGCCAGAGGTCAGGAAAGAATGGGCACCAGCTTGCTGAAGTTCACGATCTTGAGCACTTCATCCACCTGGGCCGAGGGCCGGACAATGGCCAGTTCCTTTTGAGCCGCCTGCGCCCTCTGCCTGAAGTAGAGGATCATCCCCAACACGCTGGAATCCAGAAAGGTCACGCCGGACATATCAAGCTGGATGCGTGTGGTGGAAGGGTGATCGAGCGCGGCGAGGGTGGCGGCCCGGAATTCGGGGTAGACACCATAGGCCAACCGTCCGTCGAGGAAAACGGTGGCGCAGCCTGCATCCACCACAGTCTTGTAATCCATGATCCCCCCTCAGAACAATTCGACGTCGCCTGAATCCATGGATGCGGCTTGCACGGAGTTGTGGGCATTCACCCCAAAAGCCTCGAACTCCACCGCGGCCTGGGTGAGGAGATCCACCAGTGGCAGCTCGCCCCGGTCCACTTCGTTGGCGAGGGCTTGAAGCTTCGCTGCAAGCACCGCCAGCTGCCCCGACCCCACCCCCACGCGCTGCAGGATCTGGCGCACCATGTCCTCAAATTGCAGGGCCTGGATGGAGCGCCCCACTTGGGCCGTCACCGCCTTGCCAATGTCTTCCATGCGGGCCACCAGGGCCTGGGCTCGGATCTCACTCTGGCTGATGGCGGTCACCATGGTTTCAGCCAACTGCTTGGACCGGATGATCTCGTTGAAATCATTGGAAGCGATGAGACTGGCCTGGGCCGAGGCGCGGCTCAGGACCTCCTCGGTTTCCCGCACCTGTGCGGAGATCTGATCGCTGATCCGCCCGCTGCGGTCAGCCAGCTTCTGCACCTCGCCGGCCACCACCGAAAACCCCGCGCCGTACTTCCGGGCGTGGGCCGCTTCAATGCTGGCGTTGAGCGCCAGCATGTGGGTGCGGGTGGCCACTTCTGCCAGTTCGCCCAGCGACCCGCTCATGGAGGCGGAACGCCCCCGGATGCCTTCCATTTCATCCACCAGCTGGAAACTGGATTTGCCGATCTCCATCATCGCCTGCACGAAAAGATCCAGCGTGCCCCGAATGGTCGTGGCGAAAGCCTCCACGGATTGGGTTTCCGTCTGGCCTTCCAGGCTCACCTCCAGCACGCGGTGAAGCTCCATGGCCAGCTCGTACTGATCGCGGGCGAGGACATCCAGCTCTTGAAGGGCTTCCCCAAAGCCCCGGACGGCCTCTCCCATCAACCCTTCGGCTTGCTGGAGTTTGAGACCCTGCTCCCGAACAGCCTCCTCAAGCACCCCTGCCTGAATTCTCAGAAAGGCCGCAAGGGGCCCGTTCAGCGTCTCTGGCGGATTGCCCTGGGATGGCGGCGGGAAGTCCACGGCCTCTGCCCCTGCCACCTTGCTCCGGAAAAATCCCACGCCAAACTCCAAATCCTTGCGGTTGATGGTTTCCCGGGTAGCCCCGGACAGGGCTCGCGGGCCAGGACGGTTCCTCTTCATCGGAGGTTTCCATCCTCGGCATGAAGATGGAGAAGGCTTAAAACCCCGGTTTCGCCATCAGGTCCGTCACCATGCGCAAAATGGTGAATGCCGGAGTGCCCATGACCAAGTCTGCCCCCCTGCGCGTCGCAATCGTTCAACAGCCCCCGGTCTTCCTCAACCTGGAGGCCAGCCTGGCACGGGCCGAGACCCTCGTGGCGGAAGCAGCCCGGGCCGACGCCAAACTCGTCGCCTTTCCCGAAACCTGGCTGCCCGGCTACCCCGTGTGGCTGGATGAGGCACCCGATGCCGCCCGCTGGGACCATCCCGGCGCCAAGGCGCTGTACCAGCTGCTGGCGGAGCAATCCCTGCAGATCCCCGGTCCCCATGTCGACCGGCTGCGAGCCCTGGCCGCCCGGTATCGGGTGGACCTCGTCATGGGCGCCCACGAGCGCCGGGGCGGCACCCTCTACAACGTGATGCTCTTCCTGTCCGCCGACGGGGAGCGCCACGCGCTGCACCGCAAGCTCACGCCCACCTACACGGAGCGTCTCATCTGGGGCCAGGGCGATGGCAGCACCCTGGCCACCCTCGACACGGACCATGGCACCCTGGGCGGGCTCATCTGCTGGGAGCACTGGATGCCCCTGGCCCGCGCCGCCATGCACGCCAAGCACGAGGTGGTGCACGTGGCCCAGTGGCCCGCCGTGGGCGAGTTGCACCAGCTGGCAAGCCGTACCTACGCCTTCGAGGGCCAGTGCTTCGTGCTGGCGGCGGGCTGCGTCCTCAGCAAGGCGGATGTGCTCGATGGCCTGGCCAGTCTCAGCCAGACGTCAGGCCCCGCCTTCGAGATGCTGGCCAGCATGCCCGGGGATGCCGGGCACCTCTACAAGAACGGCGGCAGTGCCATCATCGCCCCGGATGCCAGGTACCTGGTGCCCCCCAGCCATGAAGCCGCCATCCTCCATGCGGATCTGGATCCCAGCCTCGTGACGCAGGGGCACCTGGTGCTGGACACCGCCGGACACTACGCCCGCCCCGATGTGTTCCAACTTAGTGTGGATACCCGATCCAAGGAGGGCGTGACTTACACCGCATAGAGGAAGTCACGGATTCACATAGACGGACACTGATCAGACTTGCTCTTGCCCCTTGTTCATCCGTGGCCGAAAAATAAAGGAATTTTGAAAGCGGAGGTGAGCGGAAGGGCTGAGGAAAGCTGAGAAAACCACATGCAGTTCTCAGCTCTCCTCCGCCCCTCGGCCACCCTCCGCTTATTCCATTCCTTTTCTACCGGTGGGTCCGAAGGAAACGCATGAGCCGCGGGTTCACGCGGATGGAACCAGACCGATATTCATCCGTTTTTCATCCGCGTGAGCATTTGGATCATCATTCCCCGTGAGTGGAACCGCCGAACCGCGGCACGGTGCGGATGTAGCTCCGCTTGGCGACGACCAGGCCCTCGCGCAACTGGATGTGGTCGATGCCATGCCGCACTTCACGCACCTCGGGCCGATCCCCCGGCGGCACGGGCCAATCCAGGGACCACTCGAAGCTGAAGGCCTGACGAACCTGATCCACGCAAAGCGCCTTCAGGTCGAAGCGGAAGTCCCCGTGCGCCTCGAACCAGGGCCCCCACGCCTTGACCAAGGCCGCCTTGCCCCGTACCACGCGGCCATTCCAGTGCTCGAACACCACCTCCTCGGCCATGCTCTGCAGCACGCCCTCCAGATCATGGCGGTTCCAGGCCTCCAGCCAGGCACGCAGGAAGGTTTCGATGCCGCTGGCGTCAAGCTCCTTGCCGGCCATGGGGTCACCTCCAACGGCGCGCTACAGCCCGCCGCGCAAATTGGCGAAGGTGCGCCATCCATCCTCGACGGGCTTCAGCAGGGCCACCAGGCGCCCTTCATGCAGGGCCCGCAGCGGCGCACCCGGATCAGGGAAACCCTCCGGCAGCGTCCAAGTGGGAGGATGGGATTCGCCTGCACCGATGGCCCGGCCGTGGCCCAGATGATCCGCCTCGTCGTCGGTGAGTTCCCGGAAGGGGCACCATGGCAGCAGGTCGGTGCCCTTGATCAGCCATTCCGCGCCTGCTCCGGGGTCGGTCCAGGGGCCGATGGCCGTGCGGCGCAGGGCCGAAAGGTGGGCTCCGCAGCCCAGGGCGCGGCCCAGGTCCCGGGCCAGGCTGCGCACGTAGAAGCCACCCCGGCAGGTGATCTCCAGGCGGCTGGTGCGCGGCAGATCGTGGCTGAGCCAGCGGGCCGACAGCAGGAAGACGCGGCTGGGCTTCATGAGCACGATCTCGCCGCGGTGGGCCTTCTTGTAGGCGGCCTCTCCATCAATCTTCTTGGCGCTGGTGGCTGGGGGCACCTGGTCGGTCCAGCCCAAGAAGGGCGCCAGCGAGGCATCGAGGGCCTCGGGGCTCAGCTCAGGCAGCACGGGTTCTCCCAGAGGCAGCCCCTGATGGTCGCAAGTGTCGGTCTCCTGGCCCCAGGCCACTTCGGCCACATAGGCTTTTGGCAGCGGATGCATGAGCTCCATGAGCCGCGTGGCCTGGCCCGCCAGCACCAGCAGCAGGCCATCGGCAAAGGGATCCAGGGTGCCGCCGTGCCCCAGGGCCAGCTTCTTCTGCCCGGCCTCGAAGGCCCGGCGCTTGAAGCCCCGGATCACGTCAAAGCTGCTCTGCCCCACGGTCTTGTGGACGAGGTGGATGCCGGATTCGATCATCAGGCTTCCGGTTTTCCCGAGGTGGCTTCGGTTTCTGCTTCAGGTTCCACCGGCCGGGCGGCCCGCTCCTTCTCGATTTCCGAAAGGAGTGTCTCCATGTGGTTGCCCTCTTCCAGAGTGCCGTCAGGGAAGAAGCGCAGCTCGGGCACCCGCTTCATCTTGAGGCGCGAAGCCAGCTGGCTGCGGAGGAAGCCCGCCGCGCGGCCCAGGGCCTTGCGGGTGAGGCCATCCTGGGCTTCCTGGTCGCCGCCATTGGCGGGCAGCACGGTGAAATAGACCCGGGCCACGCTGCGATCCGGCGAAAGGCGCACCGCGGTGAGGGTGAGGAAACCCAGTTCCGGGTCGCGCAGCTCCCGCT
This sequence is a window from Geothrix sp. PMB-07. Protein-coding genes within it:
- a CDS encoding NAD(+)/NADH kinase; translated protein: MPQRLILVAKVKSPHLGSTLREVMPLFLDRGWSVTGEPGLEEAWRLARLDPARLAIDLDLGMAEDRADLCLVLGGDGTLLYAARRVGQRGTPILGINLGSLGFLTAHPVSGAKLAVEAFLAGTLVPDVRPLLEVELWRQGLLLARQNVLNDAVLAKGALARIMDMRLSIGDQQAGPIKADGLIVSTPTGSTAYALSAGGPIMHPSLEAFVIAPICPHTLTLRPSVVPAAMPITITLMDAEDAHLTLDGQVGHRVVPGDEVRLRQAQTRITLLQRPGLDFFALLQQKLHWGDR
- the vorB gene encoding 3-methyl-2-oxobutanoate dehydrogenase subunit VorB — translated: MALKERPKPFLLPDFCKGCGRCLDACAKDCITLSDQINPTTGLIPVELDLANCNACGMCMDACPEPYGLRPTHEGEIQEFELEDPAQLFGVKPSDAPEPTDIPNEVLPLPRTEPLVIKGTYASAVGAILAGCRHVYGYPITPSTEGAELMAKFLPKLDGTFIQAVSEVAAVNMMYGTAGAGLPTMTFTSSPGFSLMLEGVSYMIGAELPGVFVDVMRGGPGLGNIAPEQSDIKLACHGLGHGNTQAITLAPSTPQEMLDLTILAFELTFKYRSPVVLLGDGYLGQMTGKVQLPETMIKPGIPKWAVYGDAMHRKNLISSIFLTETELEAHNHHLNRKYEAMQVEARSESFLCDDAEVVLIACNTPARTAKGAVQDLRNQGIKAGLFRPITLWPFPVEDLKKAIKNAKRIVVVEASAGQLEDEVRLALSKAGVRQFPELENVRRMGGVLPQQTEIMTRVLGQKEVLA
- a CDS encoding 2-oxoacid:acceptor oxidoreductase family protein: MSKTSVIYDKFERHAQGQGLKGHATHYCPGCGHGLAHKFLAEAIDALGIQDRTVAVSPVGCSVFLYYYFDVGNTQAAHGRAPVVALGHKFANPESVVISYQGDGDLASIGLAETVATAQLGAPITVIFINNAIYGMTGGQMAPTTLMGQQSSTSPAGRDQYNGQPMKMAEMIAGLDGPVYVERVALFDAKQRIKAKKAIQKALKLQVEGRGYSFIEVLAECPTHLKMSPEETEKWVKECMEPIYPLGVKKDITVEPWFDRKAPCFKGEKILSLTGATTEHPERFCKGFPTQLDLNDVSLKLAGSGGDGAQTAAMLIARAAISEGFDATHIPSYGPESRGGTSYADVHVAETEVLNPGSPDPQILLAFNAPSLAKFGPTVRKGGYVIYDSSVVTEAPVLDPSIKVFPVPFTGIATDLGKAVVKNIVALGALQAATNIFPKETFLSAIGVALKDKCALIPLNEEAFAWGVKSVEALNN
- a CDS encoding DMT family transporter, with the protein product MRSLKAMAQTDGLLLLVAIIWGFAFVAQRNGMEAIGPFAFGAARFALGALSLIPLLILQRKREARKGVPSPRLSFRQRSLWALGAGTVLFVAASLQQVGLVHTTAGNAGFITCLYVVLVPLAGRFLGRPAGFHIWLGAGLALGGLYILSIGTGLKLAPGDSLELLGAFFWTLHILIIAHVGARIDTLELSIGQFATCATLSFFAALAREPHAFRGLPAAGLPILYGGLLSVGVAYTLQIVAQRRAHPAHASIILSMEALFAAVGGVLLLHEPLSLRLILGGGLMLAGMAASQLAPKKAA
- a CDS encoding DUF1003 domain-containing protein — its product is MAADAALLADLPLFAALRPEELDLLAQAVDLRRLQPGETLFKAGDPGEAMYIVVSGEIEISVVDRAGQKIVLTGRHRGDVFGELAMLDEGTRTATATAIIPTDLLELDRADLLLLVTRKPEAALHLLGAMGAMTRKADLLLRTRVARNVQDEIDDQRSLLERLTDWIAAFSGSMTFLLINAGWFAVWIYLNVSGRASFDPYPFGFLTMVVSLEAIILSILVLLAQNRQAAKDHIRDDVEYEINVKAELEIAHLHEKVEELSDDFRQRLDRMEALLRTSAEKRP